TACTAATGATGCTTTTATTTCAAGGGGTAATTTAGACAGCAATGAATATTACGCTAATGTATCGTCAAAGGGCGAAGACTATAAATTATCTTTATTCGGCAGACATTTTGACGATAAAGGGCAGTTTTATGGAAGGGAAGTAACTTCTTTACATAAATCATCGGATAATGCAACTTACGACCCAATAAAAGGAGATGACGCATATATTAGTTATACATGGAAAAATAAGTTTAGAATGAATCTCCGTCATACATCAAGGGATATTGAGTCTTTTATTATAACTCAATCATTACATGATGTAATAAATGAAAGTAAGCCGGAACAGGACTTTATTTCTTTGAATTATAGGCTATTTAACGAAGATAATGAGGAAAAATGGGAAGTATCTTTTTATACAAGCTATATGAAATCTGCAGAAACTGCTATTTTTGATAATACTGGTCTTACAGATTCAATATTCGTTTCGCAAAGTAACATTGAAGATGAAATCAATTTTGGAATTGATGGTCGTTATCGTTTAAATGACCAGAATGAATTTTTTACAGGATTAGTGTGGAGACAGCCTAATATGTTAGAGTCTCGTGATAAAACTCACGATTTAGCTACAGGGCTTGTTACAAATGAATCTTCAAACATGAAAGAAGATGACCGTCAATGTTTAGGTGTTTATTTTCAAAATCAATACAAATTTAAAGAATTAATGAAAATAACTTTAGGTGTTAGACACGATAATTACAGTGATTTCGGAGGAACTACTAATCCGAGAGGAGCTGTTATTCTTTCTCCGGGGTTTAAAGCTAAATTTAAACTTATGTATGGACAGGCTTTTAGAGCTCCTTCTATGAGGCAAATTTCCGCTGGAGGAGGATTAGGAAATCCAGACCTTGACCCAGAAACAGTTAAAACTTTTGAAGCAGCCTGGGTACAAGAAATATCAACTTTTAGAACAACATTAACTTATTTTAATAATAAATTTAAGGATAAAATTAATAGTATTTTAGTTAGTGGAAAAAGAAAATTTATGAATACAACTGACCTTACTACAGAAGGAATAGAATTCGAATTTTTTGCTCAAATTATTGAAGGACTTACACTTCGTTCAGCTTATACCTATTTAACTAAAGCAGAAGAAAACCCAAGATGCGTAGCTGAGCAAACTTTTTCTACTGTAGGCAATTATCAATATAAAAATTTAAACTTTAATTTAAATACTTACTATCATGGAAAAATTGAGCAAGCTGTATTAGTTAATAAACAAACAAGCATTATTGAATTAGATGACTACTGGGTTTTAAACAGCGCTATCCGCTATAATTTAAACGAACAAACAACCCTTGTTGCAATGGCTAAAAATTTATTAGATGAAGAAATCTTTAATTCTACTAAAATGGCAGCGACATTAATAGAAGGCTTGCCAGCGAGAGGCAGAACATTTTCTTTTGGTATAGAGGTTACATTTTAATTAATTTCGTGCTAAATTATTCTCTTTTCCTTTATATCAATTTAAATTTAAAGAAAGGGGAATAATTTTAAATTATTAAT
This portion of the Desulfobacterales bacterium genome encodes:
- a CDS encoding TonB-dependent receptor is translated as MSINLKLKTFFALLTLLFCAIAFADDGRKLVAEMSLKDLLEIEVTVASKTKESVHDAPSSVTVFTRKEMLAMGIKSVEEVLNFVPGFQATREIVFGQGYVVSARGQSTPQASFNVLFMIDGQRINTDASGGALSVNHFIPIANVKQVEIIRGPGSALYGTNAYTGVINIVTETDTNDAFISRGNLDSNEYYANVSSKGEDYKLSLFGRHFDDKGQFYGREVTSLHKSSDNATYDPIKGDDAYISYTWKNKFRMNLRHTSRDIESFIITQSLHDVINESKPEQDFISLNYRLFNEDNEEKWEVSFYTSYMKSAETAIFDNTGLTDSIFVSQSNIEDEINFGIDGRYRLNDQNEFFTGLVWRQPNMLESRDKTHDLATGLVTNESSNMKEDDRQCLGVYFQNQYKFKELMKITLGVRHDNYSDFGGTTNPRGAVILSPGFKAKFKLMYGQAFRAPSMRQISAGGGLGNPDLDPETVKTFEAAWVQEISTFRTTLTYFNNKFKDKINSILVSGKRKFMNTTDLTTEGIEFEFFAQIIEGLTLRSAYTYLTKAEENPRCVAEQTFSTVGNYQYKNLNFNLNTYYHGKIEQAVLVNKQTSIIELDDYWVLNSAIRYNLNEQTTLVAMAKNLLDEEIFNSTKMAATLIEGLPARGRTFSFGIEVTF